AGTTGGGAGGTGGGATAGGGTTTAAAATTGGTCAGTCATGGTTTATTAGCAAAGGGCTCTAAACCAAATGCCAGGGTTGGGTAAGGCTGGggggaagccaggaggagaaggccaTCAGGATGAGAGTTTGGTGGCTCAAGCCCCACTGAGATAGGGACAGTAGGTAGATTCCCacctactgtgtgaccttgggtgagtcactCCTCTCTGGCCTTGGTTTCCCAACGGAAGGTAACTTGAGGAGGTTGAGCCAGGTAAACAGTAAAGTCTCTGGCAGCCCTGATGTTTTATGAGTTCTAAGCTTCTAAGGGTTAAGTTCAAAGAAAAGATCAAAGAAAGAAACATCTAGGACTCCCTGCAGGGCTTCCTTACAGCCACAGACAGGGCTGGAGCACTGGGGTTTGGAAGCAATGGCAGGCTGGACTAAGCTGAGTGGCAGCCCTTCCTTCAAAAAGTCTATAATTGGGGACCTCCTCCCTCACTGGGGCTGGGGGATAGGGGTAAATTATGTGCAGCTTCTGGACATTTCCGGGGCATAAGTGAAGGCCTTGGGGGAAGAATGTGTGTGAGCAATGTGGATTCTTAGAGATGAGAAGAGTTGAGAGACTTTAAGAGTGGGCCTGAAAGGGTAGAAGAGGAAGGggattcagaaaaaaatcttatatgGTGGGAGAGTCATGATTTACTTAACCTGctgtgtttcaaaaaaaaaaaaaaaagaaaagaaaaaggatttgaGGAGGCTTACCAGCATGTAGAAAATTCTCtaagattaaaatataaaatctgtgacaaattacattttaaatgtgtatCCTTTTTGATCCAGAGACTCAATATCCTTATTATCACTAGTTTTAGTTAGAAATTGTTtcagacttacagaaaagttgcaagaatagtACAAAGAACTGTGACTTAACCTTATACCAGATTCACCAACTgttaacctttttctttttttgccatatTGCTTTCTTTAATATATAGTCCTCATTCAAATCTTGCTACTTGTCCCAACATTGTCCTTCATAACAATGTTCATTCTGATCTAGCATCCAAAAGAGGATCATGCACTGCATTTAGTTTTCATGTCTGTTTCATCTCCTTTGACTTGAAACCTTTGTTATGACActgacatttttgaaaatttttctcaGTTTAGGTTTTTGTTTCCTGATGATTATGCCTTACCACTGAATTTTTGATGTTGTATTTTTTCAGTTTAACATATCCAAAGCACATGATGTCAGTTTGtctccattaaagaaaaaatttaaagacactcaTTAAAGATGGTAAGAAAAAAAGatggtaaggaaaaaaaatggtaagaAAGATTTTGTTTAAGAGGGACTACTGCAATGGGGTTATTAACATGTTACCCACCACTTTTCCTATTATACTGTTAGGTTACTATTTTCTTCAGgttactattttaaattttgtaattaataaatatcttATTGGAACATACGTGAAACTATATAAATATCAGGTTTTTCATCAGACTTTCACCCATTATTTTTAGTGTCCAGGAATGAGTCTCACTTGAATCATTCATTACTGTGATGATTGGGGATggtaattttctaatttcatttttccttcttctatAAGGAGAGCTTTCCAgtcacatgtatttatttagttaATATTAGCATGGACTTAGGGATCCTTATTTTATTCAGAAGGTTATAATCTGTTACTGTGATTATTTGTTTTGATGTTTACAGTGTCCTTGATTTGGTCAGTGGAAGTCCCTTCAAGTTGGCGCCTttgttcttttgatatttttgagGAGTCCTTTAATTTCTGGCACAAGTtgttccaggctcatcttgtaccTTTCCTGCCACAGCCTTGAAATCAGCCATTTTCCCAAGGGGAGTGGTTCCTTTTTTGGAGGATGGAATTTAGAATCACAGATCTGGGCACTGGCTGTGCTTATTGCTACTAGGGTGTCATTGTTCAATGATTCAATCTCTAATTTTAAGGTTTCAGATTCCACAATTTAACACTTGTATATGTGAACAAAGATGCATATTCaaggacatttattttctcatcactCTCTCAGCTTATTTCTCAAATGTCTCCTAACTGTTCTCCCTATTTCTACAATGGCCCCTCTATAGTCTCTTTTCCACACATCAtccagaataatttaaaaaaaaatctcatcacaTTTCCCTGTGCTCATAATCTCctctaaggaaaaaaatccaaaattttcTACATGGCTTCAAGATGCCACAGGATCCAGCTTCATCTGTAACTTCattaactattcagttcagttcagtcactcagtcatgtctgactccttgtgaccccatgaaccacagcatgccaggcctccctgtccatcaccaactcccagagtccacccaaacccatgtccactgagttggtgatgccatccattaaCTGTTACATTCCCACTAACTCACCGGACAAGGACACCCCAGCCAAGGGTGTTTGTACTTGCTTTTCTCCCCCAGCTATTTAAATAGCTTGCAAAGGTCTTTATTAGGTCTTCACTGAAGAGTCACCTCTTCTGAGAAGCCTTCCCTAAGTATCCTGCTGAAAATAGCACCCCATCACTTACTGCTCTATGACACTGCATTGTATATTCCCCTTTGCTTATTGTCAGTCTTCATTTCCCTACATTACATCTCTAAAGTAAGCTCTATCAAGAGCAgagagttgtttatttttctcctagAGCCCCAGTGCCTAGAATACTGCCCAGCACATGTGGGCTTTCAAATGCCTGTTAAGTCAATGAAGATGACTTTCATTCCTTGGGACTTTTGCATTCACCATACTTTCTGCCTGGCTTCCCCTCACCCTTCTCTTTGCACAGCtagctttttcatattctttaggTCTCAGCTTAAATGTTTTCCATAAGGACAGAAACTGCCATGGCTATCTCATTCACGACTATATCCTCAGGGCCTGCAATAGTTCTTGgcaaataaaaggcattcaagAAATTTGTTGAATGGACTTTTAATAgctaaaaactgaaaagaatccAAATGCTATAGACTCTTAAAGAATGAGGTAACACCATGTGCACTGGCATAAAACGATGTCCAAGATGTACTTAATGTAAAATGCAACAAGCAAGACTGCAATTCCTTTTATGTAGGTAATATGAGGTGcacaaaaaaaaacagtaaaaaatactAGATTGGACCTCAGTGATCATTTGCGGGtgatggtcttcccaggtggccctagtggtaaagaaccctcctgccaatgcaggagacataagagacacaggttaagtctctgggtcaggaagatcccctgcaggaggatacggcaacccattccagtatccttgcctggagaatctcatggacagaggagcctggtgggcggcagtgtATAGGGTCAcacacagctggacacaactgaagggacttagcatgccaCACAAAATAACAGAACAGATTTTAACTCTCCATTTAATAAATTTCAGTATtgcaaactactttttaaaaacaaatactaacCTTTGAGCACTTAGTATATGACAGTTATTGTGGTAAACACTTTGTGTGCAGGATTTCATGATATCTTCTCAATAATCTTATGAGATAGGTCCTGATACCATCATCCCCATTCGCGATGAGGAAATTGGTTCAGGGACATTAAATAGttcactcaaggtcacacagtagacCTAACACACTACAACAGCTCCCTGTgtttccataatttaaaaaaataaggaaaggaaaataagatgAAACTAGGGGTAACAGTTCAGGATCCAGGTTTTACACAAAAGATGCTAAGCAAATTTGGCTCCCCAGAAACCAgggcaaagagaaaaatatgatcaATTATGAGATCCTTGGTGCTTCACagataaaaaagcaaaaccactCATCAGGAGAAACATCGTTACCAAGTGCTGAGGTTTAACAGAACTTCTGCATGAAGCTCATAATTATAGCAGTGTTCAATCAAGTGATCTGCAGTTTCAGTAACATACCTGTATACCCAGGTATCTTCTGGCCAACTACAAATGGAAGTTCACTGAAAGCAATTCCATGAGGAGCCAAACTTATGCAGCCTGGGTCTTAGATCTGGTGGTATGGCTAGATCTGTAGTTAAAATTCGATGTGTGGCTTAATCCTCCAGCAAACTCCTAGAATAGCGCACATTCAACCTATTAAAGACGTTAGCAAGAAGGAGGAGACaagatacaaatatatgtatgactgagtcccttcaatgttcacctgaaactatcacaacattgtttatcgGCTATCCCacaatataaaagtttaaaaagaatcgGGAAACAAGATTTCAACCCTGGTAAAGTTTCCAGGTAGGCTGTAttagttttattcttctttaacagatgaataaactgaggctcagagagtctagaaaatgtcagtcagttcagttcagtccatccaactctttgcaaccccatggactgcagcatgacattcctccctgtccatcaccaactcccagagtttacccaaactcatgtcagaGCCAGCCCTAAATCTGTGTCTTAGGGATCCCTTCCTCAGCCATGCTTGCCATCCACACCTCAACAAAATAGCTGATGCCCTCAGAATCTCTCTATGGGTGGTGGGCCTCAGGACCTAGGAGAAAGTCCTCTTGCACTGGAAGGGAGCTGGTTAAGGGAAATGGGGCCCGGCGAGTGAGGAAGTACACGTTTCCCGCTCTAATTCCTGACACCTTGTACCCCCAAAAAGGGAAGTAAGGCTCACATTACATATATGAAGaaaccccacctccacccccaaacATAAAAACAATCTTAAAGCCTACACCTGACTTCAgtcatttacttttctttacaGGCTGGGAATAAGTGGGCCCTCAGCTTGGGGAATTAGGAGAGATTTCCTGGAGAGAAGAGACGAAAAAGGGCACGTTGGGGCTCATTGCAGGGCAGGGTTCATGGGGAGGAGGTTGGGCAGGAAGGAAACAAAGGGTCCAGACCCTTCCTCCACCACACGCTCAGGCTTTCCAAGTCCAAGGAGAAGGAAGGAGTAACAGGACATCCACTCAGAGATCTCTTTGATCCCTTTGCGCCCTCGCCCCGCCATCCTGCAAAAACCTGAAATCAAGGAAGAGCAGCAAGCCAgcggtgcttaaaaaaaaaaaaaaaataaaggcaaaaatacaaGTGACGGGTGCACCCAGCCCCAGCGCATAGCTGCGGCGGCAGGAAAACGGCGCGCGTGCTCACCGTCGCCTGCCGCCGGGCCTCGCGCGCCCTCAGCTCAAGCCTTCCTCTTCTTCCGGCGGCCGCGCTCCACCGCTTCCCCCGCGGGACTGTTGTCCCCGCTGTCGCTGCTGGCCGGCGGCCGCAGGGCTCCCCTCTCGACGCGGTACTCGGGCTCTCGCAGGCGCGGCGAGCCCCGCAGCAGGAACTCGCCGCCGCGGTAGGTGACGCGCACGTTGGTGCGCGGGTATGTGCCGTACACGCGGCGCAGCTCCCGGCGCACCGAGTCCGGCAGCTCGAGGCGCGGGCCAAGCGCGCGCTCTACGCGGCCCCATCGCAGCTCGGCCTGCACGGTGCCGCCTTCCGGCCACTGCGCCCCGCTCTCGACCGCCGCCTGCGCCGTGGCCGCGGGCGCCTGCAGCGATGGCCCCAGGTAGCCGGGCGCGGGGAACGGCGGGCGCGGGACCGCGGCGTAGGCCGGTGGGAAGACCCAAAAGGGCGGCGCGAACTCCAGGGGCGCGCCGGTGGCGTGGAAGCAGTGGTATTCCCGCGGAGCAGCCCACTCGCCGCCGCACAGGTCGCGGGGCCGGCTGCAGAAGTTATGGGCCTGGATAGGGGGCAGCAGCAGAGGGGCGGGCTGGTAGGTGTAGGTGAGGTGCTGCAGTAGAGGCCAGACGTCCTCCCCAGGCGCTCGGCAGTAGCATGCGTACATGGTCCGAAGTTCAGGCGGTCGGCGTGGTTCCTGGGGCCTTGTCCTGGTCCAGACCTGGAGTAGGGGAGATGGATGCGCTTTGTTTTCACGTCCACCGCCGATCCTGGTGCCTAGTGAATGCAGGCCCTGGTTCACAGCAGGAGCCCCTGCGATTGTGCCCCTGGCTTTGGGGAACTCTTACTAAGGAGTTTGGCTACCAGGTCACCTCTTTTCCTAGGGCTGGACCCAAAGCCCAGGCTCCCAGCAGGCAGGAAAGACTCAAGGCCGTTTGAAGCCCCAGCCCTGAAATGCTCTTCCAGATAGCTCCCCACTCACTTGTCTCCTTTAGCCTCGGGGAGCTGGCCCCCAGCATTTGGAGGAACCTGAGAGATCCAGGAGCAGAGCTCCTCTCCACCACTTTTCAGTTGATCTGCTGTTCTTCCTGCCCTGACTCGGCCACACCTCCTGGTTTCCAGGCAAAGGGAAACACCTTGACCTTGCCAGAAGCCAGCCAGCCTGTGTTTACACTGGGTGAACCTGCTGGAATCATGTTGGCCCCAACTTAGACACAACCTCCGTGAGGGCATCCTGGTGCCCTTTGCAATTAGGTTAGCTCTCTGTTATCCACATCCCATTTTCCCAGTCAGATGGATTGAgttatcatggcatctggtcccatcacttcatgggaaatagatggggaaacagtagaaacagtgtcagactttattttggagggctccaaaatcactgcagatggtgactgcagccatgaaattaaaagatgcttgctccttggaagaaaagttatgacca
The Budorcas taxicolor isolate Tak-1 chromosome 23, Takin1.1, whole genome shotgun sequence genome window above contains:
- the C23H10orf95 gene encoding uncharacterized protein C10orf95 homolog, which produces MYACYCRAPGEDVWPLLQHLTYTYQPAPLLLPPIQAHNFCSRPRDLCGGEWAAPREYHCFHATGAPLEFAPPFWVFPPAYAAVPRPPFPAPGYLGPSLQAPAATAQAAVESGAQWPEGGTVQAELRWGRVERALGPRLELPDSVRRELRRVYGTYPRTNVRVTYRGGEFLLRGSPRLREPEYRVERGALRPPASSDSGDNSPAGEAVERGRRKKRKA